TAAATACAAAAAAATCGCCCTGCAAATATGCAGGACGAATTGAATTCGTGGTACCACCTGAGTTTATGGGCATAATAATCCCATGTCTCGTTTTGATAACGGAGCTGTCTCCGAGCAGAACTACACAGCTGTGCCTTCATTCCACTAGCTCCTGGGCTACCTTCATCCAAACGATTAGAAAAGCTTCCACCATCTGCTCTTCTCGCTGTATAACCGTATTGGTTTACTCTTCCCAGTACAATCGCATTTTTCTCTTTAACAGTCTACCATCAAATCACTAAATTTTAAAGTAAATCTTTTGCTGCTTCAACGGCTGCCTCGTAATTCGGCTCGTCAGTCAATTCAGACAACATTTCACGGTAAGCAACTTCATTATCCTCTGTCAAAACAAAAACGCTGCGCGCTAATTTGTCCAATTCAGGAATAAAAATACCGAATGCTTTAGCAAATTCACGATCGGCATCAGACCACATGTCCATGTCTAATCCTTTTGCTGCACACCATTCGTTTAATTCTTCAATTGTGTTTCTAGAAACAGATACAAGACGCACACCTTCAATATTCGATGCAATTTCGTTAAATGAACGTGTTTGTTGGTCACAAACGCCTGTATTAATATCTGGAAATACGCTTAAGATAGTAACTTTGCCTTTGAGTTCTTCAGCCGAAACGGTGTTACCCTTCATGTCTTTTAGTGAGAATGCAGAAATAACCTCTCCTACTGCCGGCAGTTGACCTTCTACTGTCATGGGATTACCTTTTACTGTGATTTCCATACTTATTCCTCCTATTAACTTAGATACGTTAATTATACCAGTGTTAGAAAGAATTGTAAGCGATAAGCCTTGTTATAGTAAATCGCTGAAAATTGTTTCTTCTTCAATTGCAGTCGCTGACGTAATCGGCGTAACAATCATACCTTCAACAGCACGTTCTACTAACCCGACGATATCTAATTGCTCTTCATACCTCTCTGCACGGTCAATCTGTGGTTTTGTCTTTGGAGCCGCTGGAGCAAAAATTGTACAGCAATCTTCAAAGGGTTGAATTGATAAATCAAACGTATCAATTTTTTGGGCAATGTCGATAATCTCATTTTTATCCATTGTTGCAACCGGACGAATAATCGGTGTCGTTGTCACAGCGTTGATGGCAATCATACTCTCCAACGTCTGCGATGCAACCTGTCCTAAGCTTTCACCATTGAAGATAGCCAATGCTTTTCTTTTCTCACGGACAGCGTCAGTAATACGCAACATCATCCGACGGGTAATCGTCATTGCATAACCTTCCGGAATTTTCGCTTTAATTTCTTCTTGAATTTCCGTAAAAGGTACTTCGATAAATTGAATTTGACCACCAAAACGGGTAATCTTAGCTGTTAAATCTTTGGCTTTCTTTAATGCCTGTGGACTCGTATATGGTGGACTATGGAAGTGAACAGCTTCGATTTCCACGCCACGTTTCATCGCCAAGTAACCTGCTACAGGTGAATCTATCCCGCCCGAAAGCATTAATACACCGCGACCACTTGATCCAACGGGCAGTCCGCCTGCTCCTTGGTATGTTTCCGTACTAATTAAGAAGTGCTCTTTCTTCACATCTACACGAACAGTGATGTCCGGTTTTTTCACTTGAACAGTGATATTTGGGATGTTTTGTAAAACAGCAGCTCCAAATTCAGCATTCAACCAGTTTGTATCATGCTCATAAGAATGATCAGAACGACGGGTGGCAATCTTGAATGTTTTGCCTTCCGTTTCTAACCCTTGCATCAGCTCAACGACCGCTGCGCGTGCTGTTTCGTAATCACGCGGAATAACATAAACCGGTGAAAAGTTTTGAATCCCGAATATATCTTTCAAACGTGACGTGATAACCGCTTCATCGGCATCGTTTAAATCCAAGAAAATGAAATCATGGTTAGGTTGAATTTTAATTTGCGGATAGTCTTGCGTCGCTTCTCGGATATTCCGAGACAGTTGTTGGATAAATCTTTTTTTATTTTTCCCTTTGGTAGAGAGTTCACCAAAACGAATTTGAATGCGTGTTTCCATTGGTATTTCCCTTCTTACTTCTGAATTTTTTGAAATTTTGTATGGAGTTGATGGAATACTTCTTTAAATCTTTCTATTTCTGCCTGTGTATTTTCCCCAGACAAACTGACTCGAACTGCGCATTTGGACCATTCGCTTGGAACGCCCATTGCTTCTAGTGTCGCTGGTACATCACCTTTTTTACTGGAACAGGCACTCGTAGTCGAAAGGATAATGTCTTCATTGGCAAAGGCATGAACCATGACTTCACCGCGGACTGCCTTCATGGCAAAACAAATAATGTGAGCTGCCCCTTGCTCAGTACTAAAAATACGGACATCTTCATAGCCAGTTAGAAAGTCGATTAATATCCCTTTCAGTTGCATTTCTGTTTGGTGTGCAACCGTACGATCTTCCAATGCCATTCGTAAGGCTTTTGCAGTAGACGCAATACCTGGTACGTTTTCAGTGGTACTGCGTTGACCAGACTCTTGGCCGCCCCCTGTCAACAAAGGTGCCAACCGTTTGCCAGCTTTATGATACAAAATCCCGACGCCCTTTGGTCCACGGAATTTATGTGCCGATAGAACCAAGAAATCAATCCGGGGATGTTGAATGACCGCATCAAATTCAGTCAGACCTTGAACAGCATCCACATGATAATGAATCGTGGGATAAGCTTCAAGAATATTTCCAACCTCTTTAATCGGTTGAATCGCTCCGACTTCATTATTAACTGCCATGAGGGATACAAGAATTGTATCCGGACGAATGGCATTTTTGACTGCTTCAGCCGAAACCACACCCTGTGCATCTACTGGAATAACTGTGACTTCAAAGCCCAACTTTTCAAGTTGTTGCATCGTTTTTGAAACAGCCGGATGCTCGATAGCAGAAGTGATTAAATGTTTTCCGTAGGCTGCTTTTTCAATCGCAGTTCCTTTGATTACCCAGTTATCACCTTCAGTTCCGCCACTTGTAAAATAAATTTCTTTTGAGGAAACGTGCAGTAAATCAGCGACTTGTTTACGTGATTGTTGCAAGAGTTGGTCGGCAGTAACGCCTAATTTATGAAGGCTGGATGGATTTCCGATGACAGCCTGACTAACTTTTATGTACGTATCCAGCGCTTCAGGATATATCGGTGTTGTGGCACTATTGTCAAAATAAATCATTTCGTCACACTTTCTGTATTTTTTTGCAAAGATAAAGCTGAGACATTAACGATCATGTCTCAGCCTTATACATCATTTAGTCCCTTTTCTCGGTGTAAACGAGCGGCGGTTTTTATCTTCTAAATAACTTTCTTCTACGCGTTTGGATGCACCAGGATCCACTTTATTCAATGCATTCTTCATTATGCTCGCTGCACTTTCGTAATCATATGCCGTTTGGAATAAATCGAGTGCTTCACGTGCTGCTGCCACAATCGCTTGATTATCACGATGACGGTTTGCATATTGGATTAAATACTCAGTCATGTTAGCATTGTCCAGAATTTCTTCTGTACGTTTATCCAACAGTTGAATATCTTCTTCACACATCGCTACCAGTTTTTCGATTTCTTCAATATCAATCTTCACACGATTTAATTTTGCTGAAATTTCTTCGACCCGTTTCGATACAGCAAAGAACAAATCAAGATACTCGTGAGCCAAACCTGGCAGGTGTTGTTTTTCCAATGTACGCTTCATGTTACGCATATCCATTTCAAATAAATCAACAGCGTCTTCCGCTTCTTTTTCGCGATTTTTCAAATTACTTAATTTCGCTACTAATTCAGATTGTTCTTTATCAATCTCCGTTAGTTTTTGCGTCATTTTTTCGTAACGTGCCTTTGTTGCGGAATACGAAACTTCGTGCTCTGCCAATAACTTATCGTGGTAACGTAATGCTTCATTTTCGGCCATTAATTGATCTTCAAATTCTTGTGCGCGTGTTAATTCGTTATGATTTAAGAAGAAGTTTTGAGAAACCCGGTCGATTTCCAGAAGTACGTAACGGTTGCTCTGTAGAACATGATCCATCTTACGTGATAGGTTCGTTTGGTGACGGTCTACAAAATCTTTAGCTTCCATTTCATTCTCCATCACTGCATACGTATTCTCGATAATGCGCTCTGCTTTAGACATTTTTTTCTGTGCTTCTTCAACGTCTGCAAGACCAATTGAACTTTTAGCTTCAACTAAGATTGCTTCGATTTCTGAAATTTCTTCCAATACATCAACATTATCGAATACGTAATGCTCAGAAATTAAACGTTGGTATCCTTCGCGCAAATCAGAAATTTGCTCTTCGTATTCTTCTTTAATTTGTCTATTTAATTCAGGTATTGTTTCAATAACAGATTCCATCAACGTTAAATCTTGACTGATGCGTTCCAAAACTTCTTTTGCTTCCATATGATCGCCTTCGTTTGTCAGCGAATTGAACTTTGTAAAATCTAGTTCCATATAGTTCAAATTCTTCTCTAACGTTTCCACAGCAGGTCCGAATGTAAAGCTGTGAGCCAATAATTGCTTCCGAATTTTATTGTAGCGTTCTTGGTTCTCTTCCAGTTCCTTACGGTTTTCTTGTGCGCTTTCCAATAACTTCTCCAATGCTTTATTGACTTTCCCTACACTTGGTTCTGTTTCGGAAATCAAATTCTCTGCATTTTCGATTGCTTGTTTCGCTTTAATGAAATTAAATTGTTGAATGCTTTGTTCTGCACTCACTAGCGCTGCTTCGATCTCTGGGTATTGGAAACGTGTAATTGTTTGCCATGTTGCTTGCCAACTTTCGTAAGTCCGTTTGGTTTGACCAGTTAGATTCAGATTTTTCAATGTATACAAATTGTCAGCAACTGGTATTGCCATCATCTTATGTTTTCTTTCATCAATTTCTTTAATACGATTCGCTTGTTTACGATTCAGGTAGTAAACGACGCCATATCCGACCAAGATGACAACGAATATGCCCGCTAACCAATAAAATAAGTCCATTTAGAGTCCTCCATCTATTCAACTGTTGTCATGTGTACGCGACATAATGACCATAATATCATCATTCAGTATAGCACAGAAAAAATTATAAAAAAAGCAACTCTCTAAGGAATAAAATAAAGTTTTCATTATGGCGGTTGCTTGCATCTGTCCTATAGATATGTTATTATAACAGACGTGTAAAATAATGCAGCGGAAGTAGTGTAATCGCGTCAACATTCCATCGCCTCTTTGAGGTTCAATTGTGTACCCTTGCCGGCTGCATAAGGTGAAGATTGAAGGATGAAATGCACGTACTATAACATTTCCATTATTATTTTACTCCAAAACATATTATTGGAGGAAAAAAATTATGTCACGCTATACAGGCCCAAGTTGGAAAAAATCTCGTCGTTTAGGAATCTCTTTAACAGGTACTGGTAAAGAAATCGAACGTCGTCCATATGCACCAGGACAACACGGCGCTAATACTCGTCGTAAAATGTCTGAATACGGTCTACAACTACAAGAGAAACAAAAACTACGTTTGATGTACGGAATGAACGAACGTCAATTCGTTACTGCCTTCAAAAAGGCTGGTAAAACTAAAGAAGGTAAACACGGTGAGAACTTTATGGTCTTGCTAGAACGTCGTTTAGACAACGTTGTTTTCCGTCTAGGTTTGGCAACTACTCGTCGCCAAGCTCGTCAATTAGTAAACCACGGCCACATCACTGTTGATGGCAAACGTGTTGATATCCCTTCATACGAAGTAGCAGTTGGACAAGTTATCGCAGTTCGCGAAAAATCTAAAGACATGAGCATCATCCGTAACGCGGTTGAATCATTATTCGGTCGTCCAGATTTCGTAACTTTCGATGCTGAAAAACTTGAAGGTTCTCTAAACCGTCTACCAGTTCGTGACGAACTTACTGCTGACGTTGATGAGTCATACATCGTTGAGTACTACAACAAACTTGGCTAATCATTAGCTTCTTAAACAGAATCCTCCGGGGTTCTGTTTTTTTGTTAAAGTCTCTGGATTCTTTTGTGGGACTTTAATGGCTGATCTGAAGTCAGGAATGTGCCTCAAGGATGGTTGCGCCCGCTTCAACCGCAAAAAACCGTGCCCCTTTTCCGGACACGGTTTTGAATATTGTGGGTATTTATAAGTCCTTATAATCAGCAATGTAATACAATAAATCGTGGGCAGATTCTTCTTCTATGATTTTATATTCAGTACCATTCATATCACGAATGATTGTATCGCTGAGCTTCGTAAATTCTTGATAGTAGCCCAACGCGGAGACAATGTATTTATTGCCTTTAGTTTCGATGGTTAATAGCTTGTATTCGGTTAGACCATTTTCTAGTCCTTTTTCTTCAAACTCAGCCTGCTTTTTTTGAATATCAGTTGGATCCATAAAAGGCAGAATCCAAACACTGAACTCATTCAACACAAGCATGTCCTGTTTTCCAAACGAAATGAACGAATCCTGAAAGGTCTTGGAAGGATCAAGATGCAATTGCCATACAGAATCTACTAGATCGGAAGGTCGCAAACCGGCTTCATTTTCAACCTCATTTTTACTTTCCCGTACTATTCCTGAAATGGTTACTCCGATAAAGATACTTAATATACCGAGTAGGACATAGTTCAATATTTTACGGCGTTCACTCTTGCGCGCTTTTTCGGATATCGTTTCAACCAGTTTTGAATCTTCCTTCAACAACAAATCCAGCGGTATTTTATAGAGGTCACTTAATTTCACAATGATATCCAAATCGGGATAGGTCCGCCCGACTTCCCAACTAGAAATAGTTTGGCGCGACACGTTCAACAATTCTGCTAGTTCTTTCTGGGTATAATTTCCTTCTTCTCGTTTTTTCTTCAAACGCTCATTCAAGTCCATTCCACCAACTCCTTTGTTCCTTCAGTATAGCAAATATGATAGATAGTGGTACGCAAAAAACACAAAACCTTGTCGTAACAACGTGCTACAATTTGTTGCCCACCTCAAACGTGCTTTTTCACTTCATCTCCCTGCCACATTTATGCTTCGAGTAATAACAGTTATCGGACTTCGATTTCTTCCGCAGCCTTATTCACTCGACTCACCTCTTATGTGATTTCTGTTTATCAGGCCAAAGCTTTTCCTGAAGCTTCCTTAAGATTCCACCTCACATTGGACACCCTTGCTGTCAGGTCGCATTTGGGACTTGCACACGTTAGAGTTCGTCCATGCTGGGCGAACCAAAAAGGAGCTGGGAATAATCCCGGCTCCTCTACTATTAACGAATAATTGTGGCGTAAACGTGCTAAAAAAGGCAGATCCGACATCCACTTTGTCATGGTTGTTGCTGCTTTAGCAGCTTACAAACATGATACACTTGGGCTTCAGCCCACAGTGCTCCTGAAATAATGCGCGGATAGTCTTCGCCCATCCTGTGCTTATTCGCTCCAGTGATTCGGATCTAAACGCCTTTTTTCCCACTCTCTTTTTATTGCTTGTAGTGACGAACAAACGCCAAAACTAATTCTGCTGATTTTTTTCCTGCTTCAATGATAAATTCATCAAATGACACAGATGCTTCTTCGTCGGCACTGTCTGATATTGAACGAATCACTACGAACGGCACACCCATTACGTGACATGCCTGCGCAATGGAAGCTCCTTCCATCTCAGTAGCACCCGCAGAAGGAAACTCATTCACAATACGATCAACTTCTGATCTCTTAGCAATAAAAGAATCACTAGAAACAATCAAACCTTGGTGTGGTGTTAAGCCTACTGCAGTCGCTGCAGTCATAATTCCTGTTACGGCATTTTCATCGCTCACATATGTTGCCGGCATTTGCGGAACTTGGCCTTTTACGTAGCCAAATGCCGTTGCATCCACATCATGATAAGCTAGTTCATCGGCAACTAATACGTCTCCGACTCTCAATCCAGGCAAGAGTCCACCTGCTGAACCGGTATTAATAACCAACTCAGGTTGATAGCGATTAATCATAAAGCCGGTAGCCAAAGCAGAGTTCACTTTACCGATACCGGATTGCGAAAGAACAATTTCCTGTCCGTCCACTTTTCCACTGATATATTCTAAATGCTGCACTTTCTCAACTTTTTTATCTGTCATATGCGCTAACAAAACGCGCGTTTCTTCTTCCATTGCTGCAATAATTCCAATCATTTCTTGTCCTCTTTTCATTAAATTACAAATGCTAAAACGAAAACCAATACTATCGCAATCGCTACGCCAATAATAGCCCAGTTGTAAAACTTATCCAACTTACGCCCCTGCTCTTTTGCAGTCGTACGCTTACCTGCATTCTTTTCTTTCTCACCTACTGTTTTAGCTTTTTGGTAGGTTTCTCTCGTAATAATCGGTTTCTTTTCATTCATTTTCGTTCATTTCCTTTAATCGAAGTTGCCAATACAACAACGCATATAATGTTTTTGCATCACAAATTTCTCCACTTGCTTGTAATGCCAATGCTTCTTCATACGTACATTCTAAAACTTCAACAAATTCATCTTCATCGAGTGGACGGGGATTTTCAATAATAGATAAATCCTCGGCTATGTAGAGCGTGAATTTCTCATCTAAATAAGCAGGTGTTGGGTACATGGTAACCAGTTCTTCCCATTTATCCGCATGATAATGTGTTTCTTCTTCTAACTCGCGTTTGGCAGCCTCTAGTGGGTCCACATCTGTGCCTTCCAATTTCCCAGCAGGTATTTCCACAACTGTACGATCCAACGGCTTTCTAAATTGTCGAACCAAAACCATCTTCCCATCGTTAGTAAAAGGAATCATCGCAACAGCACCAGGGTGACGAATAATTTCACGAACAGAAGTAGCGCCATTTGGCAATAGTACTTCTTCCCGCTCCAAATGCACAAGTACACCATCGAATATGACTTCTTTACTCAAAGTTTTCTCTTCAAATTCCATTGCACTATCCCCTATCCTCAATCTTCTCTCATCATGATACCTATCTCTTTAACAGATTACAATAACATCTAACTGATTTCAGTCTCAGGTTTCTTAAAAATCATCCTTTTGACCGATAGGTGGTTTCTCCGTAATTGTGATAAAATAATGATAGAGGAAATGACAAGTGTAAGAGGAGGATAAAATAATGCTTAAGAAAATAATACATATCTTGAAATTCACCTTTACAAGCGCTATCTGCTTAGTTGCGTTAATACTGATGTATTTTCTGCTCGGTTACGACATAATAACTTCTCTCGTTTTAACCATTGTACTGGGGTCAATTTTATTTCATTACAAAAACAAACAAAAGCGCGTCACTACTGCGCCGGTTGAACGGGTGACTCCGGAAAAAGAGTCTTACTACCGTGAACAAGGTCTTACGAAAGACGAGATGAATTTATTCCGTAACACCATGCACGCGGCACGTACACATATAGAAGAAATCGAGCACAATGTCAGCAGTCGTACGAAGTTGCAAGCAATCACGACTCGTAACAACACGCTGCCAATTTTGAAAGATTTCTTTAAACATATTGTTGAACAGCCACAACGTCTGCATGAAGTCAGTCACTTTCTATATACACAATTACCTAATTTAAAAGAATTAACGGATAATTATTTAGAAATCGACAGCCATGTGACGAAGACAAGAGAAACGTATCAATCGCTTGAAAGCAGTGCGAACGCAATCGACATCCTATGTCAAAAAATCAACGTTTCATATAGCGATTTTATGGAAAATGATATTGCCAATATGGAGCTCGAGATAGAACTTGCTAAACATGCTGCATCACGCGATAATGAAACAAATCATTCAGATACAGAGATATAGGGGGTATTTTATTTGGATAACGAAAAAGCAACTGATGTAAACAAGGAACTTGATGACTTATTAGCCAATCCCTTTGCGGATCCTTTCGCTAATGCAACTACGACGCAACCTGACAAAGGTGAGCTAGCTGATACTGTTCAGAACAATCAACTGATTTCCCGTCTTCCTGAAGAACGACAAGTCCAAGCACGTGCCTTGGCTTCTCAGATTGATGAGAAGAATATGTCTGCCATTATCAGCTATGGTGCAGCGGCACAAAAGCAATTAGGCGACTTTTCAAACTCGATGCTCGATCACGTTCAAAATCAAGATACAGGCGAACTTGGCGATTCATTGAATGAATTAATGTTTAAGTTAAACGAAACCAGCCCTTCCGACTTACGCGCTGAAGATAATAACATTTTTAGAAAGATGTTTGGAAAAGTAAAACAAAGCGTTTATGAAATGACGGCGAAGTACCAACAGATTGGTGCACAGATTGATAAAATTGCCCTTAAACTGGATCGTGAAAAAAATGGTTTGTTGAACGACAACATCATGTTGGAACAACTTTATAAAAAGAATGAAGATTACTTCAATGCTTTGAATATTTATATTGCTGCTGGTGAAGTAAAGTTGGATGAACTCAAAATGACTATCATTCCAGAAGCAATCACTGTTGCAGAAAAAACACAGAGTCAAATGGATGTACAGACGGTTAACGACTTGAACCAATTTATGGACCGTTTGGAAAAGAGAACCCATGATTTGCGGTTAACACGCCAAATGACCATTCAACAAGCACCGCAAATTCGTTTGATTCAAAATACCAACCAAGCTTTAGCTGAGAAGATTCAAGCATCCATTCATACTGCCATTCCATTATGGAAAAACCAAGTGGCGATTGCCATGACCCTTCTGCGTCAAAAAGATGCGGTTACGGCACAACGTCAAGTTTCCCAAACTACGAACGATTTGATGCTGAAAAATTCTGAGATGTTAAAGATCTCAGCAATTGAAACGGCACGCGAGAATGAACGTGGTGTGATTGATATCGAAACATTAGAGAAAACACAACAAGATCTTGTAGAAACGTTACAAGAAACACTTAAGATTCAACAAGAAGGTCGTACGAAACGCCATGAAGCAGAACGTGAATTATCTGCGATGGAAGGCGAACTGCGTACGCAATTACTGGAACTACAAAAGGAAGAATCAAAGCTCTACAACTAACTTTTAACCCCTGTTTCCTTATGGACAGGGGTTATCGTTTTGTTTTTGGAAAACTTTCCTTTATACTATGAACATAGCAGGAAACAAGAGCTATATACATATTATTTTTTGAAGGAGGAATAAAGATGGGCTTAATTTGGTCTCTTATTGTTGGTGGTGTTCTAGGAGCAATCGCAGGTGCAATCATGGGGAAAGATGTCCCAGGTGGTATTATCGGTAACATTATCGCCGGATTCTTAGGCTCCTGGTTAGGTACTTCTCTAATTGGTGAGTGGGGTCCTAATATTGGTGGATTCTACATTGTTCCAGCTTTGATTGGTGCAGTTGTTTTAATCTTCATCGTGTCCCTCGTATTACGTAACACACGTTCACGCTAAGTAATCATTTAAGAGTGCTTCACACTCATATAACAAAGGTCGGGAGAAATCCCGGCCTATTATTTTTATAGACAGAAAAACAGGCTTGGACATTTGTCCGAGCCTGTTTGAGTAGTTGGATTAAAGCCGACTAACGATTACAGTTTTGTAACGTTAGCTGCTTGAGGTCCACGGTTTCCTTCAACGATGTCGAATTCAACTTCTTGACCTTCTTCTAGAGTCTTGAATCCGTCTCCTTGGATTGCTGAAAAGTGTACGAATACGTCTTCTCCACCATCGATTTCGATAAATCCAAAACCTTTTTCACTGTTAAACCATTTTACTTTACCTTGTTCCATCTTGCAGTACCTCCAAAAAATATATTCTGGTAATCCGTTCTTATAAATTAAAAATTATACTTACTTAATGTCTATAATTAAAAAGATAACTTAACTTTATAATTGCAAATTACTTAGTTAAGTATAATAAAGTTTACATATAAATGCAAGTCCTATTTTACAAACGCTTTCAGAAGTGTTGCTTATGCTTTTTACTTAATATCTTTTTTATAGTAATCTGGCTTCTCGGATAATGGCTTCAATCGTTTGTTCAACGAATTCAGGCTTAGTAGCAAGGTTTATCCGGATATACCCATGATAACTCGTTCCGAACCATTCGCCGTAATCAATCGCCACGCCGCATTTTTCTTGCATAAATTCCGTCGTGTTCATCCCCTTCAAAACAGGGTTTAAATCCACGAACATTAAATAGGTGCCTTGCAAGGGTGCGACCTTAATCTCCGGAAGTGCTTTTTTTAAAGCCATTACAGCATCGTTATAGTTGTCTAAAATGACGCCCTTTAGAGCCTCCAACCACTCTTGCCCACCCCGGTAAGCTGCCTCAGTCGCAATCACACCCATCACGTTCGCTTCACTTCTAATAGCCGTGCGGGCATAGTCATCATACTGTTTTCGTAAGACTTCATCCGTAATGATAATATGTGCGTGCGTCAATGCAGCTAGGTTAAACGATTTAGAAGCCGAATTTGCAGTTATAATCCGATTACGGAAGCGCCCATCCGCAACAGTCGCACTCGGAATATGCTTCGAATCGCCAAAGGTAAAGTCTTGATGAATCTCATCCGAAATAACTAAAACA
This genomic interval from Jeotgalibaca porci contains the following:
- a CDS encoding toxic anion resistance protein; the encoded protein is MDNEKATDVNKELDDLLANPFADPFANATTTQPDKGELADTVQNNQLISRLPEERQVQARALASQIDEKNMSAIISYGAAAQKQLGDFSNSMLDHVQNQDTGELGDSLNELMFKLNETSPSDLRAEDNNIFRKMFGKVKQSVYEMTAKYQQIGAQIDKIALKLDREKNGLLNDNIMLEQLYKKNEDYFNALNIYIAAGEVKLDELKMTIIPEAITVAEKTQSQMDVQTVNDLNQFMDRLEKRTHDLRLTRQMTIQQAPQIRLIQNTNQALAEKIQASIHTAIPLWKNQVAIAMTLLRQKDAVTAQRQVSQTTNDLMLKNSEMLKISAIETARENERGVIDIETLEKTQQDLVETLQETLKIQQEGRTKRHEAERELSAMEGELRTQLLELQKEESKLYN
- a CDS encoding GlsB/YeaQ/YmgE family stress response membrane protein, whose translation is MGLIWSLIVGGVLGAIAGAIMGKDVPGGIIGNIIAGFLGSWLGTSLIGEWGPNIGGFYIVPALIGAVVLIFIVSLVLRNTRSR
- a CDS encoding cold-shock protein: MEQGKVKWFNSEKGFGFIEIDGGEDVFVHFSAIQGDGFKTLEEGQEVEFDIVEGNRGPQAANVTKL
- a CDS encoding MalY/PatB family protein codes for the protein MDKQTFLNNYYTDRKNTRSVKWDLVDSKFKGNNLLPMWVADMDFKVADAITAALAEKIAHGVYGYSFTGSDYFDTVNEWMTNHFNFPLKKAWIRYTPGIVQALYHLLHAFTVENDAVIILTPVYYPFHDAVRDTNRQLITLDLENNDCHFSIDFKAFEKKIIAEQVKMYIHCSPHNPAGRVWTEEEQLRLFEICERHDVLVISDEIHQDFTFGDSKHIPSATVADGRFRNRIITANSASKSFNLAALTHAHIIITDEVLRKQYDDYARTAIRSEANVMGVIATEAAYRGGQEWLEALKGVILDNYNDAVMALKKALPEIKVAPLQGTYLMFVDLNPVLKGMNTTEFMQEKCGVAIDYGEWFGTSYHGYIRINLATKPEFVEQTIEAIIREARLL